Within the Deltaproteobacteria bacterium genome, the region AGCGAGCCGCGACGACAGCGTGGCGAGCCTCGACACCATGAAGGCGCGGCGCGTGTTCGAAACCGTGATCGTGCCGGAAAAGGACGGCGAGTACACGCTCGGTCCCTTCACGCTCGACGTCTTCAATCCCGTGAAGCAGGCGTACGAAACGATCTCGGCGGGGCCGATCGCGCTTTCGGTGCTGCCCGGCGACGTGGCCGCCGCGCCGGCCAGACCGCGCACGAAGGAAGAAATTGCCCTCGCGGGTCGCGACATCCGCACCGTCAAATCCGACGCGCAGCACCTCGACGAATGGCGTGAGCCGATCACGCGGCATCCCGCATACTGGGCTGTTTTCCTGCTGGCTCCGGTGGCGTTTGCCGTGCGCGCGTGGAGGGTACGTCACGCGGAGCATCTGGCGGGCAACGTCGCCCTGGCGAGGCGGCTTCGCGCGGGCAAGGAGGCGAAGAAGCACCTCGCCGCCGCGAACAACGCCGTGGGCGGCGCGCCATCGGATTTCGGAGCGGCGCTCACCGCGGCGCTCATCGGTTTCGTCGCCGATCAATTCGCCGTCGAAGCGCCGTCGCTCACGGCGGCGGCGGCGCGCGAACGTCTCGCGGCGCGAGGCGTCGGCGACGATCTTCTTCGGGATTTCGCCGACCTGCTGGGCGCCTGCGACGCCATGCGTTTCGGCGGCGTGAATCCCCCGCCGGACGACCGCCGGGCCGCCATTGATCGCGCGGGGCGATGGATCGACGCGATGCACCGCCTGCTCGCGAAAGGGGGCGCGTCGTGATTCGCCGCATCGCGATCGCGGTTGTAGTGTTGGCGGCGCTGGCGCATTCGAGGCACGCCGGTGCGTCCGGCGAGGGCGCGGCGACGTTCTACAATCAAGGCAACGAGGCGTTTCTCGCGGGCGCCTACGCCGAGGCGATCGATGCCTATGAGAAAGCCCGCGCGCAGGGCAGCGACGACGCACGGCTGCTTTACAACCTCGGCTGCGCGCACCTGAAGGCCGGGAACCTGGGTCAGGCGATCCGGTTCTTCGAGATGGCGCGCCTTCGCGCCCCGCGCGACGCCGACATCATCCACAACCTCGATTTCGCCAAATCCTCGCGCGCCGACGCGTTGCCCGAGACCGACGAATCCCTCGTGATGCGCCTCGGCCGATTCGGTGTCGAGCGGCTGCGCTTCGTGGAACTCGCGGGCGCGGCGGCGGCGTGTTATGTGATCGGCTTCGCCGTGATCGGTGCGGGATGGCCCCGGAGGCGCGACCGCTCCGGCAAGCGCGTCATCGCGGTCGGGGTCGCGTTGCTCCTTTGCGCGGCGCTCGCGGGCGTGTACGCCATCGAACATCGGCGAGAATACGGCGGCGCGCGCGCGGTGGTCGCCCCCGCCGAACTCGCCGTCAAAAGCGGGCCGTCGATGGACAACCCGACGCTCTTCACCGTTCACGCGGGGATGGACTGCAAAGTGCGCGAGACGCGCGGCACGTGGTCGCTAATCGAAATTCCGACGGGCTTCACGGGATGGGCTCCCAATGAAGCGCTTTTGCCGATAGGATAAAAGGCTCCATCGTGGGGGCTTCATGACCCGGGACGATCGCAACAAGGAGCATCGCGCCGACACCCACGCCGCGCACGAACCCGATTCGCGCGCTTCGGCGCATCCCCACGGCGCGGCGCACGCACAAGGCCACGACGGGCACGCGCATGGCCACGACGGGCATGCGCACGGCCATGCCCAAGACCATCACCACGACCATCAGCACGACCGCAAGTTCAGTGTCGCCAAGGCCGCGCGGCTCGACGACCCGGCACGAAAAAAACTCCTGCCGCTAAAAACGATCATCCGCCTCGTGTCGCCCTTCGAGGGCATGTCCTTCGCCGACATCGGCGCGGGCACGGGGTATTGCCTGTTTCCCATCGTCGAAGCCGTCGAAGGGCGCGGGCGCTTTTACGGTCTCGATTGCCAGGATGCGATGAACGATATCCTGCGGGAGCGTTCGATCCATCACCGATACGGCGAGTCGATCATTCCGGTTCTGACCGCGGAAACGCACATCGATCTGGGGCCGGAGACGCAGGACGTTTTGCTTTGCTGCGCGGTGTATCACGAGCTTCCCGCCCGCGATCACCATCTGTCCGAAATGCTGCGCGTATTGCGTCCCGGCGGTCGCGTCGTGGTGATCGACTGGCCGCCGCTGTCCGACGGTCAGACTCCCGATTTCGGTCCGCCAAACCATCTGCGGATTTCGCTGGAATCCGCGTGCCGCGAGTTTCTGGATGCCGGATTCGGACACATCAAGGCCCATGACGAGTTCGAACACTACTGGTGTCTGACCGCGACAAAATTGCACTGATGGGGCGCGATTCCCCTGTACGGTTAGAGACTTCGCGACGGTGCCCATGCCTTTTCACGCGGAAATAATGGGGCGTTCAATAACACCGGCGCAAGACACGGAGTCGAAAAAAATTTTCGTGATCCAGATGTGGCTGAACATCGCTCCCTACGCGCTGCCCGTTCCGGCGGGCGAACCCCTGCGGCTCTCGGCGTTTGCGGGACGCGTGGACAAGACCGCGCTGCTCGACCTGATGTCGACGCCAGACCCGCAAATTGGCGATCTCGCGGCGCTGATCCAGGCTCGAGAAGTCGGAATGACGTCCGAGTTCGTACCGACCGACGACGCCGTCGTCGACTTTTCGACGACCAACACGGTGACGGTGACCGCGTCGGCGCATGTGGATCGCTTTCCGTCCGGGTCCGACGTGTTGATCGGCTCCTTCGCGGATCGCGAGCAGCTCGACGGAGCGGGCGAAATGCTGCTCGCGGGGTTCGAGTACGCGCTCGGCGGAACGTCCGTCGACGTGGACCTGCCGACCGTCGATCCGGGCGGCGCGATCCCGGCCTACGACCCCCTTCTGGCCGCCATCGCCATCGACGCGAACGGCGCGATCGTCACGCAGATCGCGCGCGGGCTCGCTTCGCGCAATGACGACGTCGATTTGGCCACGCCGTTCGATGTGTTGGACGGGCTCAGCCAAACCGACCGATCGTTCACGCTGAGCGATCCGACGACCGCCTGGAGTCCCGACGCGGATCTCGTCATCGCGCGGATTATCATGAGGGCATGGGCAGACGAGGCGCTCTGGGAAATTTACGCGCCGGGTGGGACGACCGACCTGATGCTGCCGGAAATTCCAGCTGGCGTCCGGGCCCCCATGCGCGATCCGCAGTCGGGCGAAAGGCTGGACCTGCTGGCGGGGGTCGCCGCGCTCACCTTCGGCTCGGCGCCCTTCGACTACGACACTTTCTCGTTCGATCAGATCACGGACGAACTCACGCACTACACCTTCAATCGTCTGACGGGTCTGGACAACCCCTACGTTTTCGTTCCAACGACAACCACGACCACAACCACAACCACAACGACCACGACCACGTCCACCGCGACGCCGCCGACGACACACCCCTCCACGACGACCACGACGGAAGGAACAACGACCACGGTGGCGCCGACAACATCGACGACCACCACGACCATCGCGGGTGACCCGCCCACGGTTTCCAACGGGTCGTTCAATCCCGCGGAGTTCGACTGGACACCCGCGTGCGAGGTGGAAGCTTGTAGCTGGCTCGAGTTCACCGTCTGCGATCCGGACAGCGATCTGCTCGGAGCGTACGTCAAGCTCGTCGACGTGCCGTTCTTCCTGTTTCCCACGACCATAGACTGGGATGAATTGATCGCTCCCGGCGACCCGCTCACGGACTGTGAATTCCCGTTCGGACCGGTGCGCTTGCCGCTCATCCTCGCGGAATGGATGTTCGGCGTGGGTGAAGACTGGTACGATGGACGCGTGGACATCATTGGTTACGACGCGGCGGGGCACATCGGCAACCGGTTGGAGGACGTGGCCTTCAGCGTGTACTACGCGCCGGCGTCGACCACCACGACGATCGGCAGCACGACCACAACCACAACGACCGCGAGCAGCACGACGACATCGAGCACGACGACAACAACCGGCGCCACATCGACTTCCGATCCGGGTACGACTACCACGTCCTCGACGACAACGACGGAACCGAGCACCACGACGACACAGACGTCAACGACGGCGAGTTCGACATCGACAACAACATCAACGAGCACGACGACGACATCGGATACGGGTAACACCACGACAACGACGTCAACTTCGACGTCTTCAACGACGACGACTTTAGAAGGGGATGACCATGACGAGCCGGACGACGACACCGAGAATCCGGAATTCCCGGAAACAGGTTCCAACGAATCGAATGTCGGTGCCATGGAACAAGACGGAGCATGTTGTGGGTGAGCGTCGATCTCGATTGGGCGCTGGATCGGTTTCGCACAGATTTGAACCGATTTGCGGCGTTATAAATCTGATTTTCTCCTGCTGTTTGGCGGCTGCGATATCACTTTGCTTTCTGATTGGATGCGCGCAGGACTCTTCTTCCCCACGAAACGGTGGTACTGAAATTGTGGAAACTCCCCCAACTAGCGCAATCGAATCGGTAGCCACACCGACGATCTCAACCACATCGGCGGATTCGAATTTCGAAATTCCGGTTACAAATCCGAAATCAAGCAAGCCTGATCATAGGGACACGAACGAAGAATCAACCTTGACAATTTCCACCGAAACGCCGAAAAATCTGCATCGAAGAGCGCTTGGTCCGTTCGGCAGGGACTCTGATTTGAGATACCTGAGTAAAGAAGAAATCCTTGACTTGATTTCATATTTTAGAATTTCGGAAAATGAGCTTCCCGACAAATCGACAAATCAAGAAACATTTGTGTGCAGCAATTGTTTGGTGATATGCAATGGTCTCATATTGACACCCCCATTTTCGACTGAAATCGAAGGGGACATACTGTACATTAACGGAATACCAGCGAATGAGTTTGTCGCCGAAAAAGGGATGCTGCAATTTCTCTCAGACAATCCTCAAATTAAAACTGAAATTGATTATGCATATAATACTATACCTATAAGCGATTATCAAGCGCGATGCTCAGATAAGTATGATGAAACTAAATATGCCATGTTCGCAGCAGCACGTTATATCATATTAAAAGAAATGCAATCAATAGATCCAAAATTCGACGGCGATCGACTTGCAAGGGAAACTAGAGAGTACCTCGCGAAACGAAATTATATATATCTTGATAAAATTCAATTGGATATATCCGCAAGTTCAAACGGAAAAGAAATAACATATTCTGCGCAGGGGAACGTACCGAAATGCAAAGGTGGCGCATTAATGGGGAATCAGCAACTATTAAAACCGAACGAGGCGAGAGAGCATCTAAATAAGTACAGGGATTATTATCGAAATTTACGCCCGAAAACACCAGAAGACAAAATGAAATTAAAAAATCGTAATAAAGAAAAAAAGCCAAGAGAGGCATTTGCAGAATTGCCGAAACCGCTTCGCCGAGCCCCAGATGAAGTGCTAAAGATGTTTCGAGAGATCCTTCACGACAACACTCATATTATAATAGAAAAGGGAATATCACATGTTCGGCGTGGCGGTTTAATTGACGTCAACAAAGATCTAAAACAGTTATATTATACGCTGTGCGCAGAGGGGGACGAAGTCGAGGCAAAGGTTGCTGGTATTCAGAGATCAGTGAGCATCAGAAGTGTCGATGCGCTAGTGATGCTCGCAAATTTTGAGGCGACGAAACAGTGCGTCGGCAAATACGAGGAATAAAATGTTAAATACGATAAATCCTAAATGTCGGATGATAAGATACTTGATGTTCATAGCATTATTTGAATTCTCGGGACACAATACCGATCTCTCTCGATTCGGGCCGCAGGGGCCGTTCGCAAACCGCCTCGTGCGTTGATAGCCATCCGTTCGGATGGCGAAGGAGGGGAGAGGGCACGAGCGGGGACAGGTATGGGTCGTTGGTCTCTCGTCGTTGGTTTTTGGTTGAGGGCACAGGAGCCAGTGTTGTCACGATTCAGCAGTGGAGGCGCGAACTTCGACCTCAAGCCTCACCGACGCAAGCCTCAAAGGGCTACTTTAGTTTTTGGTCGGCTGCACGTGCTGGGAGCGCCGAGCGCCAGCTCGGCATTGTTTCGAGCGGGTACACTCATCGCGCGGCGCGCTGCATGTCCCCGATCGTAGCCGGCTCTCGGTGGCGGCATCGCGGGCGAGGGCACCCGCGCCACACGATGGGGACACTTTGCGCTCTTTGCGCCTTCGCGGTGAGATCCTTCACTTCGGTCAGGATGAATCGGGACCGCGCCGAATTGACCTGCCCCGCCCCCTACCTATAATCGCGCGTTCCGGGACCGGTTTCCGGGATCGAAGCGGCGGCGGATCGCGCCGCTAGGGGCGCTTATGCATCAAAAAGTCGATAGCTGGTTCGACCTCGTCGCGCTCGAGCACGAGGTCCTGAAGTTTTGGGACGAGCACCGCGCGTTCGACCGCCTGCGCGAAAAGAACGCGCACGGACCGATCTGGTCGTTTCTCGACGGCCCCATCACCGCCAACAACCCGATGGGAATCCACCACGCTTGGGGGCGCACGCTCAAGGACGCCTACCAGCGCTACCAAGCCATGAACGGGAAGCGACTGCGTTACCAGAACGGCTTCGACTGCCAGGGCCTGTGGGTCGAGGTGGAGGTGGAGAAGGAACTCGGCTTCGCGACGAAACGCGACATCGAGAACTACGGCATCGACCGGTTCGTCGAGAAGTGCAAGGAGCGCGTGCGCAAGTACAGCGCGGTCCAGACGGCGCAGTCGATCCGGCTCGGATACTGGATGGACTGGAACGACTCGTACTACACGATGTCGGACGAGAACAATTACACGATCTGGACGTTCCTCAAGAAGTGCCACGATCGCGGCCTGATCTACAAAGGCCACGACGTGATGCCCTGGTGCACGCGCTGCGGAACGGGACTGTCGCAGCACGAAATGCACGAGGGCTACAAGACCGTCAAGGACACCTCGATCTTCGCGCGATTCCCCATCGTCGGCCGCGAGGGTGAATACTTCCTCGTGTGGACGACGACCCCGTGGACGCTCTCGTCGAACACCGCCATCGCGGTGAATCCCAAACTGCGTTACGCGAAGGTGCGCCAGGGCGACGCGGTGTATTACCTCGCCGAAGGGCTCGTCGCGTCGGTCGTCGGGCGCAAGGGCGCGCACGAGGTGATCGAGACCATGCCGGGCAGCGCGTTCGAGGGCTGGCTCTACCGCGGGCCGTACGACGAGAACGCGAACCAGAAGGTGGACGGAGCGGGGCACCCGGTGGTGTTCTGGGACGAGGTGGCGGCGACCGATGGCACGGGCATCGTCCACATCGCGCCGGGCTGCGGCAAGGAAGACTTCGAGCTCGGCAAGCAGTACGGCCTGCCGGTCATCGCGCCGATCGACGACCTGGGCGTCTTCGGTCCGGGCTTCGGATATCTGACGGGCAAGAACGCGGCCCAGGTCGAGAGCCTCGTCATCGACGACTTCAAGTCGAAGGGAATCCTCTTCGCGACGGAGAAGTACGAGCACAGCTACCCTCATTGCTGGCGATGCAAGACGCCGTTGCTCTTCCGCGCGGTGGACGAGTGGTTCATCGCGATGGACGCGTGGCGCGAGGAGATCAAGGACGTGGCGCGGCAGATCCGCTGGATCCCGGGCTACGGCCTCGACCTCGAGCTCGACTGGCTCGGCAACATGCGCGACTGGATGATCTCGAAAAAGCGCTACTGGGGTCTCGCCCTGCCGATCTGGGTCTGCGATTCGTGCGGGCATTTCGACGTGATCGGCGGCCTGAATGAATTGCGCGAGCGCGCGATCGCCGGGTGGGACGGTTTCGACGGCAAGAGCCCGCACCGCCCGTTCATCGACGCGGTCAAGATTGCGTGCGCGAAGTGCGGCCACGCGGCGAGTCGCATCGGTGACGTGGGCAATCCGTGGCTCGACGCGGGCATCGTGGCCTACTCGACCACGCACTACAACGCAAATCGCGACGAGTGGAAAAAGTGGGTCCCCGCCGATCTCGTGCTCGAGTGCTTCCCCGGCCAGTTTCGCAACTGGTTCTACGCGCTGCTCGCGATGAGCACGATGATGGAGAACCAGCCGCCGTTCAAAACGCTGCTCGGTCACGCGCTGGTGCGCGACGAGCACGGGGCGGAGATGCACAAGTCAGCGGGCAACGCGGTCTGGTTCGACGACGCGGCCGAACACTCCGGCGTGGACGTGCTGCGCTGGCTGTATTGCCGGCACGAAACGACGACGAATTTGAATTTCGGTTACGCGGCCGCCAAGGAGATCCGCGGGCGTTTCATCAACACCTTCTGGAACACCTACGCGTTCTACGTGAATTACGCGCGCATCGCGAATTACGACCCCGGCGCGCGCCCGCAGACGCATTTCGCGGATCGTCCGCCCTTCGATCGATGGATCCTCGATCGGCTCGCCGTGCTCATCGAACGCACCCGCAAGGGCTTCGACGACTACAACCTGCGCGCGGGCGTGCTGGCCGCGGAAGAGTTCGTCGAGGAACTGTCGAACTGGTACATCCGCAACAACCGGCGGCGCTTCTGGGGCGAGATCGCGGACGCCGACACGCGCATGGCGTTCGACACGCTCTTCACGTGCGTCGAAACACTCACGCGCCTTGTCGCTCCGATCATGCCGTTCCTGACCGAGCACATTTACCAAAACCTCGTGCGCGCGGTGCATCCCGACGCGCCCGATTCGATCCACCACCTGCATTTTCCGCACGCGATGCCCGAATGGCGCGACGCCAAACTCGCCGATGAGATGGGCGCGCTGGAGCGCATCACGCACCTGATGCTCTCGGCCCGCGAGGGCGCGAAGCTGCGCGTGCGTCAGCCGTTGGCGTCGATCGCGGTTGGCCCGCAGTCCGCGGCGGAGGCCGAGAGTTTCCGCGAGCACGAGGCGTTCCTGCGCGAGCAGCTCAACGTCAAGGCGATCAGGGTCGCCGAGCCGGGCACGCCCTCGCCCGCGACGATCACGGTGAAGCCGAACTTCAAGACGCTCGGCAAGAAACTCGGGCCGAAGATGAAGGCGTTTGCCGCCGCGCTCGAAACCGATGCGGAACTTCGCGCGAAGGCGCTGGAGCAAGCCGCGTCGTTCACGATGGAATTCGAGGGCGCGGAGTTCGAGTTCGAGAAGGCGGACTTTCTCGTGGAGCAGCGATCGCCGGAAAACACTTTCGTCGCGGCGGACGCGTTCAACTGGGTGTCGCTCGACACGGTCATCACACCGGAACTGGAGCGCGAGGGGTTGATGCGCGACATCCTGCGCAACCTTCAGATGCTGCGCAAGGACGCGGGGCTCGAGATCGAGGATCGCTGCGCGGTCGTCTATCACATCGATGGCGACATGCTGCGCGAGGTGGTGCGCGAGTGGGGCGAGGTCATCGCCGAGGAACTGCTGTGCACATCGTTCACCGAGGGCGACCCCGGCGACGACTCGAAGGAGCTGAAGATCGCATCGGGCCGGATGCGGGTGAGGCTCGCGAAAGCCGAGGCGGTTTCGTGATAGAATCGTGAACGTCGAACGGAGGGCGTCGTGATTTCCCCCAAGCTCCATTGGCCGGTCGAGCAGATCGAGGCGTTCTGCCGAAAGTGGAAGATCGTCCGCATGGAGTTGTTCGGCTCGGCGCTACGCGGCGATTTTCGTGACGACAGCGACGTGGACGTCCTCGTCGTCTGGGAGCCCGACACCGGGTGGGACCTGTTCGATCAAGTCCACATGAGTGACGAAATGTCTGAAATTCTCGGACGGCGCGTCGACTTCGTCAGCCGGCGTGGTCTTGAGCGAAGTGGCAATCCGTATCGAAGAGACGAGATTCTGAAAACCGCCCAGGTCGTCTATGAAAACTGATCGCGCGTACGTTTTCGACATCTTGAACGCGGCCAAGGTGATTGAAGGGATTATCCAGGAACGGACATTCGAGCAGTTTATTGGAGACACGGAGCGATACTACGCGTGCCTCTACAAACTGATCGTCATGGGTGAAGCCACAAAAAGACTGAGCGAGGAGACGCGACAGCGATTCCCGGGAATCGATTGGCGCGGCCTTGCGGGACTCCGAGATGTCGTAGCCCACCAGTATGATGGGATCGATGATGAGTATCTGTGGGGCACGCTGACAAAACGTGTTCCCGGCCTCATTGGTCAATTGGCGAGCATTCTCGAAAACTGGGTGGAGCCGGGAGACTAATGCGGGGAACCGCATGACGTCGCGACCCTCTCGCGTCATCGTCTTTGGATTCGACGGCGGCGATCCCGACCTGCTCTACCCTTGGGCGCGCGCGGGGTATCTGCCCAACCTCATGCGTGCGATGGACGCGGGATGTCACGGGCGGCTCGAATCGACGCGGCATCCGCTCACGCCTGCCGCCTGGACGAGCATGGTCACCGGCGTGAATCCCGGACGGCACGGCATCTTCGATTTCGGCGCGCGCAGGCCGGGCTCGTATCACATCGATCTCGTCACCAGCCTCGATCGCCGATTTCCGACGATCTTCGAGACGCTCCCCGCGCCGCTGCGAAGCGGCGTCGTCAATCTGCCGCTCACGTTCCCCGCCGATCCGATTCGCGGTTTTTCCGCGAGCGACATGCACACGCCGTCGCTCGATACCCCCGGCGCGACGCACCCGCCCGAGCTGGCCGCGAAGCTGCGCGAATGGGGCTGGATCATCGACGCGATGGTCCACTGGCACGACGACCGCTCGCGTTTCCTCGGTGACGTGCGCGCCATGCACGACGCACAGCATCGCGTGGCGCTGCGTCTGCTCGACGAGGAATCGCCCGACCTGTTCTTCCCCGTTTACGTCGCGTTCGATCGCGTGGCGCACGCGTTCTGGGGCGCGATGACCGGCGAGCACCGCGCGAATCCGGGCGCGCGCGGCGACGAGGGCGACGCCGTCTACTTCGCCGCGAAGATGCTCGACGACGCGCTGGGCGACTATCTCGACCGGCTCGAGCCGGATGACCACCTGCTTGTCGTGTCGGATCACGGCTTCGGCGATCTGCGCGGCGACGTGTACCTGAACGCCTGGCTGATCGACGAAGGATATCTGTCGTTCGACCCCGCGAAGGTCCGCGCCTTCACGCCACCACCTCCGCCACATGGCGATGACCCGCGCCACGCGTGGCACGCGAAGCTGCTCGACGGCGAACGGCATTCGCTTCCCGACGATGACGATGCGATCCGCCGCGGCCGATTCGACGCGCGATACAAGTCGTGGGACACCGTGGATTGGGCGCGCACGCGTGCGTACGCGTCCGGCTTGTTCGGAAATGTCTGGATCAATCTGCGCGGGCGCGAGCCGGAAGGGACCGTCGAGCCCGGCCGCGAGTACGAGACGCTGCGCGACGAGTTGATGGAGCGGGTTCGCGCGCTTCGCCACCCCGACGACGACGCGCCGCTCGCAAGCTTCGTCGCGTCGCGCGACGACCTCTACTGGGGCGCGCATCTCGATCTCGCGCCCGACATCGTCGTGACGTTTCGCGACAACGCATACATGACGCGCGGCGCGACCGAGTTTCACGCAACGCGGCTCGTCGGCCCTGTCGCGGTCGGCCACACCGGCAACCACCGAGCGCACGGCATCGTCGCGCTCGCCGGTCCGCGCGCCGCACGCGGGGTAGCCGGAGACAGCCACATTCTTGATATCGCACCGACGATTTTGTACCTGCTCGGCGCGCCGATTCCGCGAAACCTCGACCGACCCGCGCCGTCCCATTCGCTCATCGACCAGAGCGCTTTGCGCGAGCAACCCGCCGACATCGGCCCGGCGGTTTCCCCAAGGCATCTCACTCCAGCCACGGCATCGGACGCGAATCTCGACGAGGTGCGCCGCCGTCTGGAAGGGCTCGGCTATCTCGCATAAACTCGCGCCGTCGATGTCCACCGATTCCTCCGAACCAACCGACGCCAGGCGCGAACTCCCGTGGTGGGTCCTCTGGGCCGTCATTTGGGGCGCGTGGTACGTCGTCTCCTTCGCGCACTACCAGCGCGGGCCCGTCTATACCGAAGAAACCGTCAACGGAAACCTGACCCGGGGCTTGCTCGAAGGACTCGTCGCACCGGTCGGGACATACCAGTACGTCGATATCACTCCCGGACCGCTGGTGTACGGTGCGTTGCTCGTTCCCGTCTTCGCCGCGTTCGGTTCCAACATGTTCGCCATGAAGTGCCTCGCGGGCCTGTTCGCCGCGGGCGGCACGCTGCTGTGGACGTACAACGTTCGACGCGCGGCGGGCGCGCGTGCGGCGGCCATCCTCGCGATCTGGCTCCTCGCGCCGCCGACGCTGCTCGACCGCATGTTCCGCCTCGCGTGGGCGAACCACATGGAAGCCATCGGGTGGGGCGCGCTCGTCTATCTCGTCGCGCGGCGCTCGTGGTCGGCGCATTCCCGAGGGCGCGACGCGCTGTTCGGCGTCGCCTGCGGCTTCGCGGTGTTCTTCTGTCTGCAAAATGTCGTATCCGTCGCGGCCGCGCTTGTCGCTTGGGTGTGGCGTCTCGGGCGACTCGCGCCGCGCCGAATCGCGAGCGCGCTCGTTCCCGGATTTCTGGTCGGGTTCGCGCCGCGCATCTGGCTCGCGATCGACACCCATCGCATCGGTCCCGTCTTCCAACCGATCGAGGTCGACACGCCGGTTTTTGCCAAGCTCGCGGCACTGCTCTTTCGACACGTTCCGCGCATGGCAAGTTACTCGTGGGCTTGGGCCGGGTCGTGGTTCGCGGCGCTCGCGATCGCGGCGCTCGCCATCCTCGTCTGGCGGCGGACCGTCGCGCGCGATGAGTTTGCCATCGATGACGATCGGCGCGATCTTGAACGATTTGTCCTCTTGTGGATCGGTGCGTATCTCGGCGCGTATGCCCTGACCGGCTACGAGGTCTTCGAGATGGTCAACGACCCGCGCTACACGTTCCGCTATCTCGTGCCGATGTTGCCGGTGCTCATGATCGCCGCGGCGCTCGTCGTTTCGCTGCGCCCGTTCCGACTCGGGACGCTCGCGCTCGTACCGCTGTTGCTCGCGGGCGCATGGGATCTGTCGCCGCGCGTCACCATCAAGGGACTGGTCGAACGAGTTGGGCAACGTCGATTCGCCATCGAGTACCGCTGCGCGCGCGGCGACGACTACCGCGTGCTGCTCGGCCAGAACCTTCCGGCATACTGGCAGTCGGAGTTCGGCGTCGGCCCGAAGCTGACGCCGGTCGCTCACTCTTCATGGAAACACGCGGTGGCGAAACTCCCGTATTCCTGGATGACGCAGGTCTACGAGGAGCTGGGACGCATCACGGGACCGCACGGTTCCCTCGACCTCGTGATGTCCGACGCCTCGACTCCGTCCGCGTGGAAACTCGCCGCGATTCGTGGCGCGGCGTACGCGCGTATGGCGACCGCGCGGCGCACGGAAGGTTCGCCGCCGTTCGCGTTGGAGGACACGGGCGAGTTCATCAAGTCGTGGCCGAACGCCCCCGCCGGCTCGGACGCCGCCTTCGCGGCGGGAGTCGTCCAGGGCGCGATGGGCACGGGATTCGCCCGCGTGACCAACGCGGACCTCGCGGACGCGGACGGGCGGGGACGAATTGTCGCGCTCCTGAACGAACGGGTCGCGTGGAACTCGGAAACGTCGCCGGACCTGGTTGCGGGCGCGGCGCGGGGATTCGGTCGCGCGCTCGGCGAACTCGCGGGGTACGACTTCGATGCCCAGGCCGTGGCGGCCGACGTGTTCGGGGCGGCGGGCGACGGGCGCGTCGCCGAAGCGCTGCGCGCGGGATACGACGAAGGCGAGGCGCTGTGGGCGCTCGCGTGTTTCCGCTGCCTTTATGACGACCGCTCAATCGCGCGGAGCGACCGCCTC harbors:
- a CDS encoding tetratricopeptide repeat protein, which produces MIRRIAIAVVVLAALAHSRHAGASGEGAATFYNQGNEAFLAGAYAEAIDAYEKARAQGSDDARLLYNLGCAHLKAGNLGQAIRFFEMARLRAPRDADIIHNLDFAKSSRADALPETDESLVMRLGRFGVERLRFVELAGAAAACYVIGFAVIGAGWPRRRDRSGKRVIAVGVALLLCAALAGVYAIEHRREYGGARAVVAPAELAVKSGPSMDNPTLFTVHAGMDCKVRETRGTWSLIEIPTGFTGWAPNEALLPIG
- a CDS encoding methyltransferase domain-containing protein, whose amino-acid sequence is MTRDDRNKEHRADTHAAHEPDSRASAHPHGAAHAQGHDGHAHGHDGHAHGHAQDHHHDHQHDRKFSVAKAARLDDPARKKLLPLKTIIRLVSPFEGMSFADIGAGTGYCLFPIVEAVEGRGRFYGLDCQDAMNDILRERSIHHRYGESIIPVLTAETHIDLGPETQDVLLCCAVYHELPARDHHLSEMLRVLRPGGRVVVIDWPPLSDGQTPDFGPPNHLRISLESACREFLDAGFGHIKAHDEFEHYWCLTATKLH
- a CDS encoding isoleucine--tRNA ligase, translated to MHQKVDSWFDLVALEHEVLKFWDEHRAFDRLREKNAHGPIWSFLDGPITANNPMGIHHAWGRTLKDAYQRYQAMNGKRLRYQNGFDCQGLWVEVEVEKELGFATKRDIENYGIDRFVEKCKERVRKYSAVQTAQSIRLGYWMDWNDSYYTMSDENNYTIWTFLKKCHDRGLIYKGHDVMPWCTRCGTGLSQHEMHEGYKTVKDTSIFARFPIVGREGEYFLVWTTTPWTLSSNTAIAVNPKLRYAKVRQGDAVYYLAEGLVASVVGRKGAHEVIETMPGSAFEGWLYRGPYDENANQKVDGAGHPVVFWDEVAATDGTGIVHIAPGCGKEDFELGKQYGLPVIAPIDDLGVFGPGFGYLTGKNAAQVESLVIDDFKSKGILFATEKYEHSYPHCWRCKTPLLFRAVDEWFIAMDAWREEIKDVARQIRWIPGYGLDLELDWLGNMRDWMISKKRYWGLALPIWVCDSCGHFDVIGGLNELRERAIAGWDGFDGKSPHRPFIDAVKIACAKCGHAASRIGDVGNPWLDAGIVAYSTTHYNANRDEWKKWVPADLVLECFPGQFRNWFYALLAMSTMMENQPPFKTLLGHALVRDEHGAEMHKSAGNAVWFDDAAEHSGVDVLRWLYCRHETTTNLNFGYAAAKEIRGRFINTFWNTYAFYVNYARIANYDPGARPQTHFADRPPFDRWILDRLAVLIERTRKGFDDYNLRAGVLAAEEFVEELSNWYIRNNRRRFWGEIADADTRMAFDTLFTCVETLTRLVAPIMPFLTEHIYQNLVRAVHPDAPDSIHHLHFPHAMPEWRDAKLADEMGALERITHLMLSAREGAKLRVRQPLASIAVGPQSAAEAESFREHEAFLREQLNVKAIRVAEPGTPSPATITVKPNFKTLGKKLGPKMKAFAAALETDAELRAKALEQAASFTMEFEGAEFEFEKADFLVEQRSPENTFVAADAFNWVSLDTVITPELEREGLMRDILRNLQMLRKDAGLEIEDRCAVVYHIDGDMLREVVREWGEVIAEELLCTSFTEGDPGDDSKELKIASGRMRVRLAKAEAVS
- a CDS encoding nucleotidyltransferase domain-containing protein, yielding MISPKLHWPVEQIEAFCRKWKIVRMELFGSALRGDFRDDSDVDVLVVWEPDTGWDLFDQVHMSDEMSEILGRRVDFVSRRGLERSGNPYRRDEILKTAQVVYEN
- a CDS encoding DUF86 domain-containing protein translates to MKTDRAYVFDILNAAKVIEGIIQERTFEQFIGDTERYYACLYKLIVMGEATKRLSEETRQRFPGIDWRGLAGLRDVVAHQYDGIDDEYLWGTLTKRVPGLIGQLASILENWVEPGD